The DNA sequence TGTAGGAAGGGGCAAGAATTGAAGTTTCTAATCAAAGGAAGACAGAACATAAAGGGAATATTGATATTGCAAGAAGGTATGTTCTTGTGAATGCGAGAGAATCGAAAGGAAGATTAGCGCGTGATTATCGGGGTTTAGTTGCATCGATTGCGGGTCAATATCAAGGCAAAGGATTGAGTATTGAAGATCTTATTCAGGTGAATGTTTAGACcttttggtgtttttttttttatgtttgtgaaAGTTTCTCATTTTAGGTATTTTGGTTCATTTTATCAGGAAGGGACCATTGGACTTTTTCGTGGAGCAGAGAAATTCGATCCGGATAGAGGGTGTAAGTTGTCCACATATGCTTACTGGTGGATTAAACAAGCTATTGTTAAAGCTTTGGCTAAGAATTCTAGATTGATCAGATTACCGGTGAGACGCTTATTCCCTAGTTTAATGAAAATGCAAGTCATATGTCAATTCGATATTGAGTTAAACTCAATTGATAATAATCGCGCGTATATTTTTGGCCATGATGATGAATTCTGATTCATTCTAATGAAATGCTACCTAAACTTGTTATGCAACTTCAGTGATAGTTTCACAGAAGATTTTAGAAGAAGGCTATTGATTATGAATGTTTGGTTAGTTTGTTATTTATAGGGACAAAAGCATGGAATGGTTGCAAAAATTGGAGAGGCCTACAATGTCTTGTGGAGAAGACTGAGACGGAAACCGACATTCGATGAAATAGCCGAGATTCTCAATGTGAATGTTTCAATTGTACAACTTGTTTATGAAAGAAGCAGACAACCAATTTCATTAGACAAAGCTATAATGGATCACAGCAGTTTAAATCTTAAGGTTCGATAACTTCACTCTTAATACAAACTACTTTGACTTAAGCATGATTTAGTAGGATACTCCCTCTGGTCTcatatataaacatattatttttCAGATACATCGAAAAGCTAATGTATCTTGTCaaaatacattagttattcaatgtATTTGATATATGAGACTTCAGATACATCAATTATTCAATGTATCTGGAAAAAATCTTTGTTTATATATGAGACGGGAATATTTTTGTTCTTCTGATTTTTCATGCAAATTTTGAGATATTAGTGTTAATGTTGCGAATGATATATAACGCAGGATATTATACCAGGGCCGGTCGAAATGACTCCGGAGAAAATGTTTGAGAGAGAGCAAGTGAAAGAAGGGGTGGTGAAGCTTCTTAGTACACTTAACAAGAGAGAAGAAGAGATTGTAAGATTATACTATGGACTAAATGGAGAGACCCCTCTATCATTTGAGGACACAGGAAAGGTGTTGAAATTATCTAGGGAGAGAATCAGACAGATTCATGGGATTGCATTGttaaaattgcaagaaaatactCTTGTAGATAGTCTAAAGTTTTATGTTGTATAGGAAAATATTTTGTAGATTTCATTTTGCCAATGATATATAATGAAGATGTGCTCAAAATTGTCTTTATAATACAATATCTTGTTTTAGTCTAAAACAATGTTGTCTTTGTGAACAACTTCTCTTATATCAGAACCAATGACTCATTCATAGTTTTGCTCCAATGACTCATTCTCAAATTTATCACTATAGTATAAAATGTTTcagctaacaaaaacatataattataattttgttcACAAACAAACACATTTCATTAGCAAAACACAATGTGTTATGTATTGCAGCTGAATAACCATATTTCAAAAAAGATAACTCTTTCTATCAAACAAAGTAAGTACCACACTTGAATTTCCCACTTGTATTATCTCAGGTATACCAATAAAAGATTGATTCAAATTTCTCAACAAATATGCACAGGATTTGATTCGGTGCAACATCATACATACAATCACACATTACCTAACAACAGACGTGCTACTGTCATTATATGTGTTTCGCAACCATTATTGTATGTGTTTTGTGTAGTAGTGTATATAAGAACAATCTTCTTTTGAGGTAGCAATAAATGTTCTTTTGGAGTACGGTAGCCCGACCTTGCCAACTACACAGGAGATGGAGGACTCACTACGCATGACGACCGCAGGATATCAGTTAGAGCACCTTCACCAGCCCTTGAGGGGAAGTATCATTGACCGGCTTCAAAGTGTTTGAAGGGTCAGCAACGGCCATAGTTGGTTGGATTCCCCGTCTTAGTAGGCGAAGTGCTTCTTTATTCTTCATTGAGTCTGTAAATAATGATTATCAAAGTAAGCACATTACAAATAACTTAATTGATGATATGGGTCAATATACATTGGAAATTCACCAAAAACAACCTTTCTCTCCTCCTTGGTGCAGGAATCCATGAGTAAGCGAGTTTTGATAAGTCATTTTAAGCGCTTCTGGGAAGCCTCGTCATGAGTAGTAACACCTCTAGCATAACCCAACTCTTTAAAGAAACTATCAACCACCTCTTTAGATAAAGATCCTCACGGGACATGTCTTCCTCCTTGTAGACGTACAATTCATTCCCCATCAGAAAATGACCATTGTTCCAGTACTTGGGAAACAACCTGGTACGTCTATCTCCCACTCTGGATCCTACGGTGCATACCGTTGCATGAGATTCTTTATGGAGATTGATAATCAAGTAGAATCGATTTTTGAAATGCTTCAAGCTCTctgaaaaaatctcaaaaatatgAACAACTTGCAGTACATTAATCAAACCATGGCCTCACACATGAGTCACTAGACTACGCTGTACTTTAAAGAGATGGAAGAAAAGGGACATAATGGGTTTCCCTTTTTGTTATTCACATCAAAACTGGAAAACTTTAACATGCTTAATTTGGAGGATGTAGCTTCGAGGGGGCAATCATCAAGTTTTTCATAACTTATATATTTCAAAGCTATTAAAGAGCAACCGAAGACCCAAGATCAAGAAGGTACATTCTTATAAAGGGATGACACATTTATCATACTCGTTACAAATTCTCTTATCTTCATCAGGAGTCAAGACACCTCAATTCGAAGATGGACCTACGTCCATAAATGCTCTGTCAAGACCAACCTCTCAAACAAAGATAGAGACAGTTGATGAAGAGACATGGTCAACCCAAGAGGCAGAAATGTCTTCTTTTGATTTTTAGAACATAATGCATATTACTTTCTTCAagtacaaaaaggaaaaatgtTGCAGAAAATTTAGATAACAAAGAAGCAAAGATAAAATCTCAACAAAAAAATGCAAACTGACTCTTCTAGAATCGAACGataaattactaaaattaatgaaCCATATCAATGCTCGAGATTGCCTCAACAAGGCACTCAACTGTTTCATTCCTAAAGGTCATTATGATGAAACCTACAAAAAAACATCTAAAGAATGAGACCGATTAAAGGcgtaaattcaaaaaaaaaagtaacatCTTTATTGACTTTCCATTTAAGCTAAAGGAATGATCGTCTTAGATGGAGCAAACACGACAACCCTCTCATTGAAAAATAGAGACGATGGTTTAAGGTAACTGTTTTGGGCCAACCAGAATGGTCATTAGTCGTGGCCCATGGGAAACAATGATTCGCTCAATTGCTCACAGCACATGAGAACTACCCTACAAAACAATACATGAAATCCAAGGCCATGATACATCCAACGGCTCATTGCATCACGCGCCTAGTGAATAGAGGGTTGTTATAACCGCTTCAATACAAAAAGGGCACACGCTAATTTCAGGTACacaatttcatatttaaatttcatTCACTCTTCTCCTTAACATACTAACTTGAATGTTGGAGTGGTAACCTTGAAGGTCAGCCCCTCCTTCGATGCATCTAAAGTCCAAATATATCGTTGCTTGTCACAACCATCGATTCTCCGATTAATTGGATTCCATAACGGAACAGGAAATATTTGTGAAAatgtattaaatattaattaaagtaaacagaaaatatataataaaaaaattcgcACTTATATAatcttaataatataaattaacatagaatacaatatcaataaaaaaatatttataaaatataagcaAGAACTTAGATATATGTTGAAGATTTCAAAAGTAAATAGTTGTTATGTTAAAAATGTtagatcaaaaaaaaaaaagtatagaaagaagatgatgataatgataataataataataataataataataataataataataataataataataataataataataataataataataataattggttGGTATAAATAAAGATGTTAATAGAAAAAGATttgtcaaaacaaaaaaaatatatatattgaaagaAGCTTGGCGATTGAAAGAAAAACATTATAGGATATATGatgatagaaagaaaaaaaaaaaaaaaagtaaatagaaATAACAATATTAACATAGTATGAAATACGATGATGAAAAAAGTTTTATCAATTTGAGTGGGATTGTTAGTATGTCTTAGTTTGGTGGATACGGTAAGGATATAATAtgcttttaaattttaatatattttaacatTTTCTCAAATatgattatttgcataatttttaCCGAAACTTAGTTATTtgggtattttttttaatagttggttattaaaataaaatcatatttgaaTTGAATACTAACAAATTTCATTACGGTAGgttgtgtttggttcgaggtaaaaAGGTAAagcaatatttataataaaatgtgtttggttcaatttttaggaggagAGAGAAGGGGAACAAAATCCTTCGAAATCACACCTTTTGTAGGAGGAGAGAGAAGGGGAACAAAATCCTTCGAAATCACACATTTTGCGTCCACTCGAATCAGAGGGATTCTGAGAAGAGAGAAGGAAAAGtaagtttaaatatttaataaattaatatatttactaaaatatctttagttttattttgttatttcaattttttgtgttcttgtttttttttctctattaCTTTCATTaacatattatatttattcttcacattcaaattatttaatatttattttttattttataaaaattataactactatatttttttattataatttttatttttgtatttatttatgttaaataATTTTCTAACTTTGTTATGTTTAAATCatttactttttattattataatataatatatataatatttaataataaattattttatgaattaaattttttttatcgaCACATTGTTTATTGTGTGTTGAGAGTTATCATAACTAATTAAGCGTACCCAATTCTTTAACGTTACGTggttagttataattttttaatcattCAATATtgcaaatattatttccaaaaaactatttatgaaatttttacttttgaatatcatatcaattatataaaattataaagataaaaagataagttattaataaaatctctctcctctctcgtgaactcaaatatatttttaactaaaATCTCTCTCTTCTCCTCTCATTCCaacgtttgaaccaaacatatatacaaataaaaaaaatccctcccctcTCCTCCCTTCTATTTCCTCCATTAAAATTCCTTCTCCCTCATTTGAATCAAAAACAAactcttaaaaaaattataattatcttAATTGAATATCACAAAATCTATTTGTGTTTTATAAtagtcttttattatattttaaaagagttttataaaaaataaatacaaaaaatgaGTTTTCCCCTAAATTTTAAACTAGATAACTTGAGTTGTTGCTGCCTGTACTTTGTTATGGTTCTCGGTGATATATGTTGTTTTGCTTGAAAGAGCTTCTAAGTTTGATGTGATTTTTCTCATAGAATTGTTGGGATGTGAATTGGTTCGTGTTGGCGGCCGTTTCGTTCACCATTTATTAAAGGTTGTGAAGATCTTAACAACACTTTTTTTTTCCTATCTAGTTTTGTTCATGTAATCTAGTCCACTAAATAGTGTATGTGTTGTGGATTTTTTACTTCCTGTAAATCATTGTTGTAGTAGTTGTATTCTGTTTGAAATTTCTATTTTGCTGTGGTTAAACTGAGTCTGGTTTGGCCCCTCAGTTTATTTGTttattctttttgttttattatatatattagtttattaaaaaaagaaagtcCATACTTTTTAACTCAATTTTGAATTTGatcattcacatccacacatttaTGTGACTCACCTTATCTCCTTTCTAATACAAATTGTCACTAAAAAAATATTTGCTCactatttcaataaaaaaaaattctacaaAAAATTTAGAGTCCTTATATAAGAAATACCCAATTATTTATTCCATTTTATAGCCCTAACATGAATCTCATCCATCCACAATCCACACATCAACACTCCCTAGTCCCTACCATGTCTCTAAACTCACTTCCAACATTCCCATCTCTCCTATCACCCCATTCAATTCAACTAACTTTACCTATTACTACTCCTTCAAAGTTTGGTGCAAATCTGGTTCATAGAGATGCTTCTGTTGCAGCAACAGAACCAGTTTCTTTAGCCAATACTGCTGTGGATCCAGCCACTGGAAATGGAAAAGTTTGGCCTTTTGTAGAGAGTGAAAATGGGGTTGATAATATGAGGAGGAagagaaggagaaaaagaagaaaaaatttggCATCTATTATGGAAGAAGagaattttcaaaacaatttcttgAGGCAGAAAATGGTTGGTGGGTCTGTTACATCAGAGTTTCTGAGTTCAACAGAAGAGCCTGAGCTAGGTTTATGTCtcaaggtatatatatatatatatatatatatatatatatatatatatatatatatatatatatatatatatatatatatatatatatatatatatatatatatatatatatatatatatatatatatatatatatatatatatatatatatatgtgtgtgtgtgtgtgttatttgtgtttgttgtgtattgaaattttttttgttataggaAGGAGCAAGAATTGAAGTTTCTAATCAAAGAAAGACAGAACATGAAGGGAATATTGATATTTCAAGAAGGTTTGTTCTTGAGAGAGAATTGAAAGCAAGATTAGCGCGTGATTATCGGGGTTTAGTTGTATGGATCGCGAGTCAGTATAAAGGCAAAGGAATGAGTATTGAAGACCTAATTCAGGTGAATGTTCAGACCTTTTGGTGTTTTTTATGTTTGTGAAAGTTTCTCATTTTAAGTATTTTGGTTCATTTTACCAGGAAGGGACCATTGGGCTTTTTCGTGGAGCAGAGAAATTCGATCCGGATAGAGGGTGTAAGCTGTCCACATATGCTTACTGGTGGATTAAACAAGCTATTGTTAAAGCTTTGGCTGAGAATTCTAGATTGATCAGATTACCGGTGAGATGCTTATTCGATAGTTTAATGAAAATGCAAGTCATTTTTTCGATTCGCTAGTTGCTACTAAGTTGAACTCGATTGATGCAAATATCTCATGCGTATATTTTTGGCCGTGAGTCTTATCTTGAATCCGAATTCATTATGATAAACTCTGATTCGCTATGATGAATCCTGATTCATTCTAATGAATCACTACCTAAACTTGTTATGCAACTTCAGTGATAGTTTCACAAAAGATTTTAGAAGAAGGATATTGATTATGAATGTTTGGTTAGTTTGTTATTTATAGGGACAAATGCATGCAATGGTTGCAAAAATTGAAAAGGCTTACATTGTCTTGAGCTATAGATTGGGACGGAAACCGATGTACGATGAAATAGCCGAGGCACTTGATGTGAATGTTTCAACTGTACAACTTGTTTATGAAATAAGAAGACAACCAGTTTCATTAGACCGAGCTATATCTTATCAGAAAATTCTCGAGGTTCGATAACTTCACTCTTAATACAAACTACTTTGACTTAAGCATGATTTAGTAGGATACTCTCATTTTTCCGATACATTGAATAATTGATGTATCTGGTCAAAATACATCAATTAGTCAATGTATTTGATATATGAGACTTCAGATACATCAATTATTCAATTGTTCAATGTATCTGGAAAAAAAAATCTTTGTTTATATACGAGACCGAGGGAATATTTTTGTTCTTCTGTTTATTCATGCAAATCATGAGATATTAGTGATAATGTTGGCAATGATATATAATGCAGATGAATATATCAGGGTCGGATGAAATGATTTTGGAGGAGTTGGATGAAATGATTTCGGAGGAAATTATATCAGGGTCGGATGA is a window from the Vicia villosa cultivar HV-30 ecotype Madison, WI unplaced genomic scaffold, Vvil1.0 ctg.000972F_1_1_3, whole genome shotgun sequence genome containing:
- the LOC131632620 gene encoding RNA polymerase sigma factor sigD, chloroplastic isoform X4 produces the protein MSLTSLPALPSLKTLHSIQPSLPTTTPSKFGANLVYSDASVAATEAVSLANTAVDPATGIGKVWPFVESENGVVRERSRGIDEMRRKRRRKRRKNLGYVMEEENFQKNFLRQKMVGGSVTSKFLSSTEESELCLCIKEGARIEVSNQRKTEHKGNIDIARRYVLVNARESKGRLARDYRGLVASIAGQYQGKGLSIEDLIQEGTIGLFRGAEKFDPDRGCKLSTYAYWWIKQAIVKALAKNSRLIRLPGQKHGMVAKIGEAYNVLWRRLRRKPTFDEIAEILNVNVSIVQLVYERSRQPISLDKAIMDHSSLNLKDIIPGPVEMTPEKMFEREQVKEGVVKLLSTLNKREEEIVRLYYGLNGETPLSFEDTGKVLKLSRERIRQIHGIALLKLQENTLVDSLKFYVV
- the LOC131632620 gene encoding RNA polymerase sigma factor sigD, chloroplastic isoform X3, which produces MNLIHPQSTHQHSLVPTMSLNSLPTFPSLLSPHSIQLTLPITTPSKFGANLVHRDASVAATEPVSLANTAVDPATGNGKVWPFVESENGVDNMRRKRRRKRRKNLASIMEEENFQNNFLRQKMEGARIEVSNQRKTEHEGNIDISRRFVLERELKARLARDYRGLVVWIASQYKGKGMSIEDLIQEGTIGLFRGAEKFDPDRGCKLSTYAYWWIKQAIVKALAENSRLIRLPGQMHAMVAKIEKAYIVLSYRLGRKPMYDEIAEALDVNVSTVQLVYEIRRQPVSLDRAISYQKILEMNISGSDEMILEELDEMISEEIISGSDEMILKEFIPGPVEMNPEKMFEREQVKEGVVKLLSTLNKREEAIVRLHYGLNRETPLSLSKIGKLFKLSRERIRQIHRIALLKLQENTLVDSLKFYVV
- the LOC131632620 gene encoding RNA polymerase sigma factor sigD, chloroplastic isoform X1; this translates as MNLIHPQSTHQHSLVPTMSLNSLPTFPSLLSPHSIQLTLPITTPSKFGANLVHRDASVAATEPVSLANTAVDPATGNGKVWPFVESENGVDNMRRKRRRKRRKNLASIMEEENFQNNFLRQKMVGGSVTSEFLSSTEEPELGLCLKEGARIEVSNQRKTEHEGNIDISRRFVLERELKARLARDYRGLVVWIASQYKGKGMSIEDLIQEGTIGLFRGAEKFDPDRGCKLSTYAYWWIKQAIVKALAENSRLIRLPGQMHAMVAKIEKAYIVLSYRLGRKPMYDEIAEALDVNVSTVQLVYEIRRQPVSLDRAISYQKILEMNISGSDEMILEELDEMISEEIISGSDEMILKEFIPGPVEMNPEKMFEREQVKEGVVKLLSTLNKREEAIVRLHYGLNRETPLSLSKIGKLFKLSRERIRQIHRIALLKLQENTLVDSLKFYVV